From Arachis duranensis cultivar V14167 unplaced genomic scaffold, aradu.V14167.gnm2.J7QH unplaced_Scaffold_13647, whole genome shotgun sequence:
TCGGGGAAAGGACAGTAAAGAAATACTCAGACCactcaaaagaaaaaaggataTCCTTGAGCCAGACCATCGTCAGACTCAAAATGAAAAATTTCCAATCTTGAATGACACGaagaattttttgaatcatATTCATGTTAGGTTTTTCGTTTGTTCTTTTAAGAATGAATCTGGTTCTATCTTTCTTTCGTTAGTGAGTCCCCCTTTTAGTGATTGTAGTAAATCTTGTTTTATAGTGCTTAGAATGGCTCTCTCATATTGAGAAATTTTGTCTAATGGCATTCGATCACAGAATCCATTGACAGCTGCATAAATGactaaaatttgtttttcaatagGAAGTGGTGCATATTGTGGTTGTTTTAGTACTTCTGTCAGCCTTGCACCTCTATTGAGTAATGCCTGAGTCGCAGCATCAAGGTCTGAGCCAAATTGAGCAAAGGCGGCCACTTCGCGATATTGTGCCAATTCCAGTTTTAAACTACCGCAGACTTGTTTCATAGCTTTCAACTGAGCGGCAGACCCGACGCGACTGACAGATAAGCCGACGTTAATAGCAGGTCTAATTCCGCGATAAAAGAGCTCTGTTTCCAAACAGATTTGTCCATCAGTAATGGAGATCACATTGGTGGGAATATAGGCCGATACGTCTCCAGCTTGTGTTTCAATGACGGGTAAGGCGGTCAAGCTACCTGCGCCTGTCTGGTCCGATCGTTTAGCGGCTCTTTCTAAGAGACGGGAATGTAAATAGAAAACATCGCCTGGGAAAGCCTCACGGCCTGGTGGTCGGCGTAACAATAATGACATTTGTCGATATGCCACGGCCTGTTTACTAAGATCATCATAGATTATTAATGCGTGCATTCCATTATCGCGGAAATATTCCCCCATGGCACACCCAGAATATGGGGCCAGAAATTGCAGAGGTGCCGGATCCGAAGCGGTGGCTGCTACAAGAATGGAATATTCTATAGCATTCGCTTCTGAAAGAATTTGAACTAATTGTGCCACAGTTGAGCGTTTCTGCCCAATCGCTACATAGACACAATACAATGTCTCACTCTCAGAGGTGGCCCTTGAGTTCATTTGCTTTTGGTTTAATATGGTATCGATAGCAATAGCTGTTTTTCCAGTTTGTCGGTCCCCGATTATCAGTTCTCGTTGACCACGGCCTATAGGAACCAGGCTATCTACCGCTTTTAACCCTGTTTGCATAGGCTCGTGCACAGATTTACGTTCAATAATCCCAGGTGCTTTCACTTCGACACGTCTTCGCTCGTGATCGCTTAGAGCCCCTCTTCCATCAATGGGGACTCCCAAGGCGTCGACCACACGCCCTAGCATAGCCTTTCCCGCAGGAACATCCACAATGGATCCAGTGCGTTTGACAAGATCTCCTTCTTTTATAGCGGTATCACTACCAAAGACAACAATTCCGACATTCTCATTCTCAAGATTCAACGCTATTCCTTTCACACCGCTGGCAAATTCAACCATTTCCCCAGCTTGAATCTCCTTCAATCCATAAACGCGTGCAATCCCATCTCCAACTGAGACCACTCGACCGATCTCATCCACTTGAAAATTAGTGTAAAAGTTGGTAATTCTACTTTCTAATAGAGTAGTTAGTTCCGCAGCTCTTACAGAGAATTCCATAATGAAAATTCCATCAATCATTCATTTTCGAGGTGAGAGGGATTGCAAAAGAAAGACTCACTTAACACTTTCTAACTCACACCGGCCCGCAAGTGTGCTTTCACTTGAAGAGACTGACTTGCGCCCATAAGTACTATACTTTGATAAAGGAATGGGGAGGCGGAGATATTTTGgcgtaaaaagaaaaaaaaaccagCTACTTCTACTTGAAAGCACCTATTAAAGAAGAGGGACTCGATTAAAGGACTCATACAAGACTTATTCCAGACCTTATTCCTTCGCATGCTTCTAAGGCTCGAACTCGTCACTAAGTACGAGAGCTCTAATGTCATGTCAAACCTGAAAGCGGATGCGAGAAAGATGTCAAAAATCTGCTTAGGGTCAGGACTTTATCTTCTTGCCCTGCTTGCCACCAGTCTGAAAGCCTGATTCGCAGCTCTCTAAATCATTCCGAAATAAGTTTGGGGTAGGGGTCTAGCTCAGCTCTAAGCCTAGGATAGGACCACCTTGTCAAGGAACCAacttctttctatttgagtATAATGAGAACGGAGTCTCAGTAAGCCGGGCAAAAGCCCACCCTCTAGTCCTAAAGTCAAGGCTTTTCCCAGATTCATCTCATTTTTTTCTCGGTAAAACCGCCCTAAGCAGACCAAGCTTCCTTAGTGTACTGAGCCTACCTATTCAAGAGACCCGGAGACTAGCCGCTATACTAAATACTAATCCCAGAGCCCGATATCCATCTTCAGCTTCTCAGCTTCGAAGGTGAATGTTCATATAAATTAGAGATGCCTAAGGTACAGTAGCATGACTCAAGGAGCCTATTCTTTCACAGCTTCTATGCCAAGGAGGTTCCAGTTCGCCATTCCTATTATTTATAGGCTTCCAGTCTCCTCAGAAGTCTGCTCTTCCATCTTCGCAGAATTCACCTGGCTCTCTTACTCACCTTCGCGTCTAGGGCATGATGTCTTTATTTAATTCAATTGGTCAATCGTCTTGTTATTCTCAATCAATTCTTCCAGGCCTCTCTACGGGATTGGAAGAAGGAGTTTTCACCCAAATGAGTTAGACTTCCTCCGAACCGTGTCATTCTCGAAGTATGGCACAACACTCTGTCGAAAACACGAGGCGGGAGTGCGTCGAAGCATGAATTGACCTAGCGACGTGAACCTCGGGTGAGGTGCACTAGCCCTTccccaaaacaaaaaaagaatgcCGCTATCATGCGCGAAGCGAAGCTTGATAGGAGCCCGAGAGAATAGAGCAAACTCGACGTCACAAAACCAGGGATAGATCGCTCAAGGGAGCAACTCGAGATAGATGCATGATTCTTTCTCCTGCCCTTCACTTAGAAAGAAAAGTCCATTTTTCAGCACGCACTAATTCCTACTGTCGGTCGAATAGCCTTCTTGTGTGACCTTCCACGGGGTGGCAAGCTTTAGAGAATAGGGGCGAGGTCCCCATACTACAGAAGGCCATA
This genomic window contains:
- the LOC127743802 gene encoding ATP synthase subunit alpha, mitochondrial, with the protein product MIDGIFIMEFSVRAAELTTLLESRITNFYTNFQVDEIGRVVSVGDGIARVYGLKEIQAGEMVEFASGVKGIALNLENENVGIVVFGSDTAIKEGDLVKRTGSIVDVPAGKAMLGRVVDALGVPIDGRGALSDHERRRVEVKAPGIIERKSVHEPMQTGLKAVDSLVPIGRGQRELIIGDRQTGKTAIAIDTILNQKQMNSRATSESETLYCVYVAIGQKRSTVAQLVQILSEANAIEYSILVAATASDPAPLQFLAPYSGCAMGEYFRDNGMHALIIYDDLSKQAVAYRQMSLLLRRPPGREAFPGDVFYLHSRLLERAAKRSDQTGAGSLTALPVIETQAGDVSAYIPTNVISITDGQICLETELFYRGIRPAINVGLSVSRVGSAAQLKAMKQVCGSLKLELAQYREVAAFAQFGSDLDAATQALLNRGARLTEVLKQPQYAPLPIEKQILVIYAAVNGFCDRMPLDKISQYERAILSTIKQDLLQSLKGGLTNERKIEPDSFLKEQTKNLT